From Acidobacteriota bacterium, the proteins below share one genomic window:
- a CDS encoding glycosyltransferase family 4 protein, which produces MQPPAPLAPESPPARLRVLIDAAPLGFGVTPGIGRAGIFRATEGFVLEALRHTDLEIDVGALEAYLAEIQLRRYDRLNGGALAGRRVSFWRHPTVEREDTTSLVDRIAGLGEAAPAAAKLMAELALTNRLARPADRTTTYDVYHSLRPPLAARTRVSARARALTVHDVVPLMFPEWCDERAGGWMRAALASLDRDRDWIICYSRQVQLDTAEHAGIDPSRMFVVPLAADSAIFHPVRDPTRLADVRRRYGLGDRPYLLSLGTIEPRKNLAHLVRCVARLVEQPGHADLQLVLVGAMGWKTQPIMDALASAAIRDRLHVTGFVADADLAPLYAGADVFVYPSHYEGFGLPVLEAMQCGVPVVTTTGGALPEVAGDAALLVDPADADGLVDAITAARRNAALAARGVERAGHFRWARSVGLTVDAYRAMLARS; this is translated from the coding sequence ATGCAGCCGCCGGCCCCTCTCGCACCGGAGTCCCCACCTGCTCGGCTCCGCGTCCTGATCGACGCCGCGCCGCTCGGCTTCGGCGTCACGCCGGGCATCGGGCGCGCCGGCATCTTTCGAGCGACCGAGGGCTTCGTGCTCGAAGCGCTGCGGCACACCGATCTCGAGATCGACGTCGGCGCGCTCGAGGCCTATCTCGCCGAGATCCAACTGCGACGATACGATCGCCTCAACGGCGGCGCGCTCGCGGGCCGGCGCGTCTCGTTCTGGCGGCATCCCACCGTCGAGCGGGAGGACACGACGTCGCTCGTCGATCGCATCGCCGGCCTGGGCGAGGCCGCCCCTGCGGCCGCGAAGCTCATGGCCGAGCTGGCGCTCACCAACCGGCTCGCGCGCCCTGCCGATCGAACGACGACCTACGACGTCTATCACTCGCTGCGCCCGCCGCTCGCCGCGAGGACGCGCGTGAGCGCCCGCGCGCGGGCGCTCACCGTGCACGACGTCGTCCCGCTCATGTTCCCCGAGTGGTGCGACGAGCGCGCCGGCGGGTGGATGCGCGCGGCGCTCGCCAGCCTCGACCGCGATCGCGACTGGATCATCTGCTACTCGCGGCAGGTCCAGCTCGACACCGCCGAGCACGCCGGCATCGATCCGTCGCGCATGTTCGTGGTTCCGCTGGCGGCCGATTCCGCGATCTTCCACCCGGTCCGCGATCCGACACGTCTGGCCGACGTTCGCCGCCGCTACGGGCTCGGCGACCGGCCGTACCTGCTGAGCCTCGGCACGATCGAACCGCGGAAGAACCTGGCGCACCTCGTCCGGTGTGTCGCGCGGCTCGTCGAACAGCCGGGCCACGCCGACCTCCAGCTCGTGCTCGTCGGCGCGATGGGATGGAAGACGCAGCCGATCATGGACGCGCTGGCCTCGGCCGCGATCCGCGATCGCCTCCACGTCACCGGCTTCGTCGCCGACGCCGATCTCGCGCCGCTCTACGCGGGCGCCGACGTCTTCGTCTATCCCTCCCACTACGAAGGCTTCGGACTGCCCGTGCTCGAGGCGATGCAGTGCGGCGTCCCGGTCGTGACGACGACGGGCGGCGCGTTGCCGGAAGTCGCGGGCGACGCCGCGCTGCTCGTCGATCCAGCCGATGCGGACGGCCTCGTGGACGCCATCACGGCCGCGCGACGAAACGCCGCGCTCGCGGCGCGGGGCGTGGAACGTGCCGGACACTTCCGCTGGGCTCGGTCCGTGGGCTTGACGGTCGATGCGTATCGCGCGATGCTTGCGCGATCGTGA
- a CDS encoding nucleotidyltransferase family protein, producing MARTTRSACWPTAEQDALLRAALLDGDDARAAWRTWERTAGFPEIDEGSVRLLPLVYRNLTRLGVSSPLTAELKGVHRRSWYKNQVLFEEVARVLSALHGAGILTVLLKGVPLALTCYPDEACRPMADVDVLVRPTDTGPALRVLRAAGWQPSTDPPAWPAEPRNAWTFVDREARQLDLHWRVFRVGYASDDELWAAAEALEVRGVRTLALCPTDQLLHVIAHGIVWNPVPSIRWIADATLLVRARGPAIDWDRLLAEGQRRGLLLTLERGLRYLADRTQVPVPTAVLDRLGARPSGRRERAALWAQMQPGVTAGMLRIWFDYTAYERGRGAHAGPLRFLRYLSAFWKAESPRSVPAMILDRIRHRLQ from the coding sequence ATGGCGCGTACGACACGATCCGCGTGCTGGCCGACCGCCGAGCAGGACGCGCTGCTCCGCGCCGCGCTCCTCGACGGCGACGACGCCCGTGCGGCATGGCGAACATGGGAACGGACGGCGGGCTTCCCCGAGATCGACGAAGGCTCGGTGCGGCTGCTGCCGCTCGTCTATCGCAACCTGACGCGGCTCGGCGTCAGCTCGCCGCTCACGGCCGAGCTCAAGGGCGTGCATCGCCGCAGTTGGTACAAGAACCAGGTGCTCTTCGAGGAGGTCGCGCGCGTGCTATCGGCCCTCCATGGCGCCGGCATCCTGACCGTGCTGCTGAAGGGCGTCCCGCTCGCGCTCACGTGCTACCCGGACGAAGCCTGCCGGCCGATGGCGGATGTCGACGTGCTCGTCAGGCCGACCGATACCGGACCGGCGCTGCGTGTGCTCCGCGCGGCGGGCTGGCAGCCGTCCACCGACCCGCCGGCCTGGCCGGCCGAGCCTCGCAACGCCTGGACCTTCGTCGATCGCGAGGCGCGGCAGCTCGATCTGCACTGGCGCGTGTTCCGCGTCGGCTACGCATCCGATGATGAGCTGTGGGCGGCGGCCGAGGCGCTCGAGGTGCGCGGCGTGCGGACGCTCGCGCTCTGCCCGACCGACCAACTGCTCCACGTCATCGCGCACGGCATCGTCTGGAATCCCGTGCCGTCGATCCGCTGGATCGCCGATGCCACCCTGCTCGTCCGCGCGCGCGGGCCGGCGATCGACTGGGACCGGCTGCTCGCGGAAGGCCAGCGCCGCGGCCTCCTGCTGACGCTGGAGCGCGGCCTGCGCTATCTCGCCGATCGCACGCAGGTGCCGGTGCCGACAGCCGTGCTCGATCGCCTGGGGGCGCGACCATCCGGCCGGCGCGAGCGCGCCGCGCTCTGGGCGCAGATGCAGCCGGGCGTGACCGCCGGCATGCTGCGCATCTGGTTCGACTACACCGCGTACGAACGCGGCCGCGGCGCGCACGCCGGTCCGCTTCGGTTCCTTCGGTACTTGAGCGCGTTCTGGAAAGCCGAAAGCCCGCGCAGCGTGCCGGCCATGATCCTCGACCGCATCCGCCATCGGCTGCAGTAG
- a CDS encoding sugar phosphate isomerase/epimerase: MSVTRREFGKLALASLPAALMERRLFGEVFAQTKPNSRFSGVQIGVITYSYRSMDDQSLEATIRYILGSGINAVELMDGPIENFLGRPAPNRGGGAGRPGGPGGPGGARGAAAAPAGPTPYEQLMAGTMPQCTPNQGREGGGGGRAGGGGRAMPSPEQIAAQQAAADELRKWRLSASMDKVKQARKMLNDAGITVYAYKPDGIQKNMQTTDAEYDYIFSIASTLGASHLTMELPAGPDADALLKRIAGFAQKHKVYAAYHTHGQGTMTAFDRAMQISDWNRINVDLGHYVAAGNVGGSPIQFLQKHHAKIMSFHLKDRTLPEHCSLTVPFGRGDGQIKEILQTLKRNKWTFPATIELEYPVPAGSDAVAEVRNCVEFAKAALA, encoded by the coding sequence ATGAGTGTTACGCGACGAGAGTTCGGGAAACTGGCGCTGGCGAGCCTGCCGGCGGCCCTGATGGAACGGCGGCTCTTCGGCGAGGTGTTCGCGCAGACGAAGCCGAACTCCCGCTTCAGCGGCGTGCAGATCGGCGTCATCACCTACAGCTATCGCTCGATGGACGATCAGAGCCTCGAAGCGACGATCAGGTACATCCTCGGGAGCGGCATCAACGCCGTCGAGCTCATGGACGGGCCGATCGAGAACTTCCTCGGCCGTCCCGCGCCGAACCGCGGCGGTGGCGCGGGCCGGCCGGGCGGGCCAGGCGGACCGGGTGGCGCGCGGGGTGCCGCGGCGGCGCCGGCGGGCCCCACGCCGTACGAGCAGTTGATGGCCGGCACGATGCCGCAGTGCACGCCCAATCAGGGGCGCGAAGGTGGTGGCGGTGGCCGCGCCGGCGGCGGCGGACGGGCGATGCCCTCACCCGAGCAGATCGCCGCGCAGCAGGCCGCGGCCGACGAGCTCAGGAAATGGCGGTTGTCCGCGTCGATGGACAAGGTGAAGCAGGCGCGGAAGATGCTCAACGACGCCGGCATCACCGTCTACGCCTACAAGCCCGACGGCATCCAGAAGAACATGCAGACGACGGATGCCGAGTACGACTACATCTTCAGCATCGCCTCCACGCTCGGCGCTTCCCACCTCACGATGGAACTGCCGGCCGGACCCGATGCGGATGCGCTCCTCAAGCGAATCGCCGGCTTCGCGCAGAAGCACAAGGTCTACGCCGCGTACCACACGCACGGGCAGGGGACGATGACGGCGTTCGATCGGGCGATGCAGATCTCCGACTGGAACCGCATCAACGTGGATCTCGGCCACTACGTCGCCGCGGGCAACGTCGGCGGCAGCCCGATCCAGTTCCTGCAGAAGCACCACGCGAAGATCATGAGCTTCCACCTGAAGGATCGAACGCTGCCCGAGCACTGCTCGCTGACGGTGCCGTTCGGCCGGGGCGACGGGCAGATCAAGGAAATCCTCCAGACGCTCAAGCGGAACAAGTGGACGTTCCCCGCGACGATCGAGCTCGAGTACCCGGTCCCCGCCGGCTCCGACGCCGTCGCCGAAGTCCGCAACTGCGTCGAGTTCGCCAAAGCCGCACTGGCCTGA
- a CDS encoding glycosyltransferase, whose amino-acid sequence MTPPTIHLHGPLDALSAFSAINRQWHQALSARGDVELLDEGSDADVGIHHDFSVRFGDETPRGRHRIAVRPWDFGPYPRRWVDVLSSQYDELWVQSTWTMENAVAGGVDPARVRRIPLGIDPQVVRPDGPRADLGVGDAFVFAFVGAAVRRKGIDLLLDAYTRAFGPGDAVALVVKDHTRDVFYRDQSYADAIRSAARAPGVAPIRYIDAYMPAADLAALFRRADAVVLPYRGEGFACTVLEAMACGTPVVIPAFGACLDYCDATTGVLVATREVNLPLGRSIRTNSLGFEEHVERVRFCETPVDRLADALRAVFEMPPAERAAMGRAAAERARAWTWQASAEAIAARVKALTR is encoded by the coding sequence GTGACGCCGCCGACCATCCACCTTCATGGGCCGCTCGACGCGTTGTCGGCGTTCAGCGCCATCAACCGGCAATGGCACCAGGCGCTGAGCGCACGTGGCGACGTCGAGCTGCTCGACGAGGGAAGCGATGCGGACGTCGGCATCCACCACGACTTCTCCGTCCGGTTCGGCGACGAGACGCCGCGGGGCCGCCATCGGATCGCCGTCCGGCCGTGGGACTTCGGCCCTTATCCGCGGCGATGGGTGGACGTGCTGTCGTCGCAGTACGACGAGCTGTGGGTGCAGTCGACCTGGACGATGGAGAACGCGGTGGCCGGGGGCGTCGATCCCGCTCGCGTGCGCCGCATACCGCTCGGCATCGATCCGCAGGTCGTCCGGCCCGATGGCCCGCGGGCGGACCTCGGCGTGGGCGACGCGTTCGTCTTCGCGTTCGTGGGGGCTGCCGTCCGGCGCAAGGGCATCGATCTGCTGCTCGACGCGTACACGCGCGCGTTCGGGCCGGGCGACGCCGTCGCGCTGGTCGTGAAGGATCACACGCGCGACGTCTTCTATCGGGACCAGTCCTACGCGGACGCCATCCGATCGGCGGCACGCGCCCCTGGTGTCGCGCCCATTCGATACATCGACGCGTACATGCCGGCGGCGGATCTCGCCGCGCTGTTCCGGCGTGCCGACGCCGTCGTGCTGCCCTATCGCGGCGAAGGGTTCGCCTGCACCGTGCTCGAGGCGATGGCCTGCGGCACGCCGGTCGTGATCCCGGCGTTCGGCGCGTGCCTCGACTACTGCGACGCAACGACGGGCGTGCTGGTCGCCACGCGCGAAGTGAACCTGCCGCTCGGCCGTTCGATCCGCACGAACAGCCTCGGCTTCGAGGAGCACGTCGAGCGCGTGCGCTTCTGTGAAACGCCGGTGGATCGGCTGGCCGACGCCCTGCGCGCCGTCTTCGAGATGCCGCCGGCCGAGCGCGCGGCGATGGGACGCGCCGCCGCTGAACGCGCGCGCGCCTGGACTTGGCAAGCGTCGGCCGAGGCGATCGCCGCGCGCGTCAAGGCGCTCACTCGCTGA
- a CDS encoding PqqD family protein produces MTPAPRHVKETQHAMSRYAVRADHTAEQLIDGEAVVINFETYHYYGLNQTATAVWALLKDGGRERDELAAALAAALDAPATAVSADVAALLDALVAEGLIETTTIAATAPATIAIDGPYVSPHMEKHGKLDQLMLSGE; encoded by the coding sequence GTGACGCCAGCGCCGCGCCACGTGAAGGAGACCCAGCACGCGATGTCGCGCTATGCCGTGCGGGCCGATCACACGGCCGAACAACTCATCGACGGCGAGGCCGTCGTCATCAACTTCGAGACGTATCACTACTACGGGCTGAACCAGACCGCGACCGCGGTCTGGGCGCTCCTCAAGGACGGCGGGCGTGAACGCGACGAGCTGGCCGCGGCCCTCGCCGCGGCGCTCGACGCGCCGGCGACCGCCGTCAGCGCGGACGTCGCCGCCCTGTTGGACGCGCTCGTCGCCGAAGGGCTGATCGAGACCACCACGATCGCGGCGACCGCGCCGGCGACGATCGCCATCGACGGTCCCTACGTCTCGCCGCACATGGAGAAACACGGCAAGCTGGATCAACTGATGCTCAGCGGGGAGTGA
- a CDS encoding DUF1684 domain-containing protein, whose amino-acid sequence MRLQATRALTIAMAISAMGCNLDGGNEPRVPPAAVPAWSADAVRAWREKHEADYTREYASIAGLHPLKNGINTAGSAAGHDVVLPASAPARLGRFVLAGTTVRFEPAPGVVVSLESTRPDAPVSEQPVTGPVALKDDGTPGMDELVLGSVRLVVHVSGESRGIRVRDPNGPLAKGFLGFTWFDIDPAFRVVGRFVPDAEPRKLKVMNTYGDVDEYTTEGVVEFTWDGQPVRLRPFTTRPKRLYFVFRDASSGKETYEAARFLYADLGDDGSVALDFNMAYNPPCAFNPYTTCPIPLAENRLAVKILAGEKAYPAKVVLPETGR is encoded by the coding sequence ATGCGGCTGCAGGCCACTCGTGCGTTGACCATCGCGATGGCGATCTCGGCAATGGGATGCAACCTGGACGGCGGCAACGAGCCCCGCGTCCCGCCGGCGGCGGTGCCGGCATGGTCCGCGGATGCCGTTCGCGCATGGCGCGAGAAACACGAAGCGGACTACACGCGCGAGTACGCCAGCATCGCCGGCCTGCATCCGCTGAAGAACGGGATCAATACGGCGGGCAGTGCCGCGGGTCACGACGTCGTGCTGCCGGCATCGGCGCCGGCGCGGCTCGGCCGGTTCGTGCTCGCCGGCACGACCGTTCGCTTCGAACCGGCACCCGGCGTGGTGGTCTCGCTCGAGTCGACGAGGCCCGATGCACCGGTGAGCGAACAGCCAGTCACCGGGCCAGTTGCCCTCAAAGACGACGGCACGCCCGGCATGGACGAGCTCGTGCTGGGCAGCGTCCGCCTCGTCGTGCACGTGAGCGGCGAATCGCGCGGCATCCGTGTGCGCGATCCCAATGGGCCGCTCGCCAAAGGCTTTCTCGGCTTCACGTGGTTCGACATCGACCCGGCGTTCAGGGTCGTCGGCCGGTTCGTCCCGGATGCCGAGCCTCGGAAGCTCAAGGTCATGAACACCTATGGCGACGTCGACGAGTACACGACCGAAGGCGTCGTCGAGTTCACGTGGGACGGTCAACCCGTCCGCCTGCGGCCGTTCACGACGCGGCCGAAGCGGTTGTACTTCGTGTTCCGTGACGCGTCGAGCGGCAAGGAGACGTACGAGGCCGCGCGGTTCCTGTACGCGGACCTTGGCGACGATGGATCGGTCGCGCTGGACTTCAACATGGCGTACAACCCGCCCTGCGCGTTCAATCCGTACACCACCTGTCCGATTCCGCTCGCGGAGAACCGCCTGGCGGTGAAGATTCTTGCCGGCGAGAAGGCGTATCCGGCGAAAGTCGTGCTGCCGGAGACCGGCCGGTAG
- a CDS encoding LLM class flavin-dependent oxidoreductase produces MSLVIGVDTFGDVTVDAEGRRLSQAQVLRNVVAEAVLAEQVGIEAFGVGEHHRPDFAVSAPEVVLAAIATKTSSILLGSAVTVLSTDDPVRVFERFSTLNALSNGRAEVILGRGSFTESYPLFGYDLSHYEQLFEEKLALFTALLQGTPVTWRGTSWTTTLENQTVYAPIESGRLRAWVGVGGSPDSVLRAARHGLPLTLAIIGGDPERFLPYATLYRQALDQFEQPDLPIAVHSPGHVADTDEDAKAQIWPHYEQMMSRIGAERGWAPVTRAHFEREAGPSGALCVGSPETVARKIAGTVRALGLSRFDLKYSSGTLPHEQLLRSLELFGTKVAPRVRELSS; encoded by the coding sequence ATGTCTCTCGTCATCGGTGTCGATACCTTCGGCGACGTGACGGTCGACGCCGAGGGGCGGCGGCTGTCGCAGGCGCAGGTCCTGCGCAACGTCGTCGCGGAAGCCGTGCTGGCCGAACAGGTCGGGATCGAGGCCTTCGGTGTCGGCGAGCATCATCGCCCCGACTTCGCGGTGTCGGCGCCCGAGGTCGTGCTCGCCGCGATCGCGACGAAGACGTCCAGTATCCTGCTCGGCTCGGCCGTGACCGTGCTGAGCACCGACGATCCCGTGCGCGTCTTCGAGCGGTTCTCGACGCTCAACGCGCTGTCGAACGGACGGGCCGAGGTGATTCTCGGCCGCGGATCGTTCACCGAGTCCTATCCGCTGTTCGGCTACGACCTGTCGCACTACGAGCAACTGTTCGAGGAGAAGCTCGCGCTGTTCACGGCGCTGCTGCAGGGCACGCCGGTCACTTGGCGCGGGACGTCATGGACGACGACGCTCGAGAACCAGACGGTGTACGCGCCAATCGAGAGCGGGCGGCTTCGCGCGTGGGTGGGCGTCGGCGGCAGTCCCGACTCGGTCCTCCGCGCCGCGCGGCACGGTCTGCCGCTGACGCTCGCGATCATCGGGGGCGACCCGGAGCGCTTCCTGCCGTACGCGACGCTCTATCGGCAGGCGCTGGATCAGTTCGAGCAGCCCGACCTGCCGATCGCCGTACACTCGCCCGGCCACGTGGCCGACACCGACGAGGACGCGAAAGCGCAGATCTGGCCGCACTACGAGCAGATGATGTCGCGCATCGGTGCCGAGCGCGGCTGGGCGCCGGTGACGCGCGCGCACTTCGAGCGGGAGGCCGGGCCCAGCGGTGCGCTGTGCGTCGGATCGCCCGAGACGGTCGCACGCAAGATCGCCGGCACCGTGCGCGCTCTCGGGCTGTCGCGCTTCGACCTGAAGTACAGCAGCGGCACGCTGCCGCACGAACAGCTCCTCAGAAGCCTCGAGCTGTTCGGCACGAAGGTGGCGCCGAGGGTGAGGGAGCTCTCGAGCTGA